A single Lolium perenne isolate Kyuss_39 chromosome 6, Kyuss_2.0, whole genome shotgun sequence DNA region contains:
- the LOC127330395 gene encoding MEIOTIC F-BOX protein MOF-like gives MKPAARDRIGGKRRRVGTDRLGDMPDCLLHDVLSHLGSRQVVQTSVLSRRWTHLWRDVVRANVVIDEREFAGNKRESFEDFADHVVPSSVPPETPHLDTFRLNLVRRGTFWPGSFADRDRWIGRALHRVPAAVDIRAAHAGTICWRPHRSDATGWCTRRLTTLRLVRAVLSPDFLEYVGTYCPALEDLHIESCRIKNHLVVASPTLRSLAFLDPIACDRLSITAPRLAHLRLAGFTARALLEEESLDFVVLDSLKTLILEGCEVGAKFQALTAILPNTPNLEMLGLHHCRVIH, from the exons ATGAAGCCAGCCGCACGCGATCGGATCGGTGGCAAGCGCCGCCGCGTCGGGACTGATCGGCTGGGCGACATGCCGGActgcctcctgcatgatgtactgTCCCACCTGGGCTCCCGGCAGGTGGTGCAGACCAGCGTCCTGTCGCGGCGGTGGACGCACCTCTGGCGCGACGTGGTGCGCGCCAACGTCGTCATCGACGAGCGGGAGTTCGCCGGCAACAAGCGGGAGAGCTTCGAAGACTTCGCCGACCACGTGGTGCCGTCGTCGGTCCCGCCGGAGACGCCGCATCTCGATACCTTCCGCCTGAACTTGGTCAGACGTGGAACCTTCTGGCCCGGTTCCTTCGCCGACAGGGACAGGTGGATCGGCCGCGCCCTCCACCGTGTCCCAGCCGCGGTCGACATCCGCGCTGCCCACGCCGGTACCATCTGCTGGCGGCCACACCGCTCCGACGCCACGGGTTGGTGTACCCGCCGCTTGACAACGCTGCGACTCGTGCGAGCCGTCCTGTCGCCGGACTTCCTGGAGTACGTTGGCACGTACTGCCCGGCGCTCGAGGACCTCCACATCGAGAGCTGCCGGATAAAGAACCACCTCGTCGTCGCGTCGCCCACGCTTCGCAGCCTCGCCTTCCTTGACCCCATCGCCTGCGACCGCCTCAGCATCACGGCTCCCCGCCTCGCCCACCTGCGTCTCGCCGGATTCACGGCAAGG GCACTGCTAGAGGAGGAATCTCTTGATTTTGTGGTGCTCGATAGCCTGAAAACCTTGATCTTAGAAGGATGCGAGGTTGGAGCCAAGTTTCAAGCTCTCACGGCCATCCTCCCGAACACACCTAACCTCGAGATGCTTGGATTGCACCACTGCAGGGTAATACATTAG